One genomic segment of Kiritimatiella glycovorans includes these proteins:
- the pheT gene encoding phenylalanine--tRNA ligase subunit beta: MRVPICWLKDYVDFDDTPERLAEKLTFAGLEVEAIERIGSPVEGVVAGKVVEVRPHPKADRLVLCSVEYGKDDPAPVVCGAPNVRTGGVYPFAPVGVTLPGGMKIKKAKLRGETSLGMLCAEDELGLSDRHEGLMELDGTCEPGAPMHEWMGPEEVVFELEITPNRPDCLSIMGLAREVAALYGTSLRRPETDCGEAGSAVDERAAVEVADPGGCPRYTARVLSGIGIGPSPDWMQKRLRLAGLRPINNVVDITNFVLFESGQPLHAFDLDRLEGGRVVVRRAAPGETLTTLDGVERTLDEDTLVIADGARPLALAGIMGGADSEIGGDTENVLLESAAFDPPTVRACTRRLGLHTDSSYRFQRGVDIEGVEWASRRAAALLSSIAGGTPARGAIDVRARDTESRTVRCRPEAITRLTGIEAGPDEVRSALESLELVVRPADDDPAVFEVDVPSFRLDLHREVDLAEEFARIHGLDRIPEATPRASIVEDADHGRVRALDRCRHALTGLGAREIMNYTLVSKELLDRFAEPEDLREVLPHPISSDQSILRTSLIPQMVETLGRNMARQEHEAVFFETGKVFRCTGGELAECERIALGMMGPVGRALLDRQRTVEPEEMFLWMKGLIGELLRHQNLEGTRFDRVDAPAFEPGGALVLSASGREIGRMGLLRAKLAREYRFNGPAAVAELDLEPFLNEAFRVRRVRTPAVYPAVERDFAFVVDCAVTHAQIEDEIRNEAPDELERCELFDIFKGRGIGEDKKSMAYRFVYRSGDRTLRDEEVNRWHDSIGEAVCGALDAQIREA, encoded by the coding sequence ATGAGAGTTCCGATCTGCTGGCTGAAAGATTACGTGGATTTCGATGATACGCCGGAGCGACTGGCCGAAAAGCTGACGTTCGCGGGGCTGGAAGTCGAGGCGATCGAGCGGATCGGCAGTCCGGTTGAAGGCGTCGTCGCCGGGAAGGTCGTCGAGGTGCGCCCGCATCCGAAGGCGGACCGGCTCGTGCTCTGTAGCGTGGAATACGGAAAGGACGACCCCGCCCCGGTGGTCTGCGGCGCCCCCAACGTGCGGACCGGCGGCGTGTATCCCTTTGCACCCGTGGGCGTCACCCTTCCCGGCGGGATGAAGATCAAAAAGGCGAAACTGCGCGGCGAGACGTCGCTGGGCATGCTCTGCGCCGAGGATGAACTCGGACTCTCCGACCGCCACGAGGGTCTCATGGAGCTGGACGGGACGTGCGAGCCCGGCGCACCGATGCACGAGTGGATGGGGCCGGAGGAGGTGGTCTTTGAACTCGAGATCACGCCCAATCGTCCCGACTGCCTGAGCATCATGGGCCTCGCGCGCGAAGTGGCGGCGCTGTACGGAACCTCGCTCAGGCGCCCGGAGACCGATTGCGGCGAAGCGGGATCGGCCGTGGACGAGCGGGCCGCCGTCGAGGTCGCGGACCCCGGGGGGTGCCCGCGGTACACCGCCCGCGTACTGAGCGGGATAGGGATCGGCCCCTCCCCGGACTGGATGCAGAAGCGGCTCCGGCTGGCCGGGCTCCGGCCCATCAATAATGTGGTCGACATCACGAACTTTGTGCTCTTCGAGAGCGGCCAGCCGCTGCACGCCTTCGACCTCGACCGCCTGGAGGGCGGCCGGGTCGTGGTCCGCCGCGCCGCCCCCGGGGAGACGCTGACGACCCTTGACGGCGTCGAACGCACGCTGGACGAAGACACGCTCGTGATCGCCGACGGTGCGCGTCCGCTGGCGCTTGCGGGCATCATGGGGGGTGCCGACAGCGAGATCGGCGGGGACACGGAAAACGTGCTGCTGGAGTCGGCGGCCTTCGACCCGCCGACCGTCCGGGCCTGCACCAGGCGCCTCGGGCTCCACACCGATTCTTCCTACCGTTTCCAGCGCGGCGTGGATATCGAGGGCGTGGAGTGGGCCAGCCGCCGCGCGGCAGCGCTGCTGTCCTCCATCGCGGGCGGCACGCCCGCACGCGGAGCGATCGATGTACGCGCCCGCGACACCGAATCGCGCACCGTGCGCTGCCGGCCGGAAGCCATCACCCGCCTCACGGGCATTGAAGCCGGGCCGGACGAAGTCCGCTCCGCGCTCGAATCGCTTGAACTCGTCGTACGTCCGGCGGACGACGATCCTGCGGTGTTCGAGGTGGACGTGCCGTCGTTCCGTCTGGACCTGCATCGCGAAGTCGACCTCGCCGAGGAATTTGCGCGGATCCACGGTCTGGACCGCATACCGGAGGCGACCCCGCGCGCCTCGATCGTGGAGGACGCGGATCACGGGCGCGTGCGGGCACTGGACCGCTGCCGTCACGCCCTGACCGGCCTCGGCGCGCGGGAGATCATGAATTATACGCTGGTTTCGAAGGAGCTTCTCGACCGCTTCGCGGAGCCGGAGGACCTGCGAGAGGTGCTCCCCCACCCGATCAGCTCCGATCAGTCGATCCTGCGCACCTCGCTTATCCCCCAGATGGTCGAAACGCTCGGCCGTAACATGGCGCGCCAGGAACACGAGGCCGTGTTTTTCGAGACCGGGAAAGTATTCCGCTGCACCGGGGGCGAACTCGCAGAGTGTGAGCGTATCGCGCTGGGCATGATGGGGCCGGTGGGCCGCGCGCTTCTCGACCGCCAGCGGACCGTCGAACCCGAAGAGATGTTCCTGTGGATGAAAGGACTGATCGGGGAACTGCTCCGGCATCAGAATCTTGAGGGGACCCGGTTTGACCGCGTCGACGCGCCCGCCTTCGAACCCGGCGGCGCACTGGTGCTGAGCGCCTCCGGGCGCGAGATCGGCCGGATGGGACTGCTCCGCGCGAAGCTGGCGCGCGAATACCGCTTCAACGGGCCCGCGGCCGTTGCGGAACTGGATCTCGAACCGTTTCTCAACGAGGCCTTTCGCGTCCGCCGCGTGCGGACGCCGGCGGTGTACCCGGCGGTGGAGCGCGATTTCGCCTTCGTCGTGGACTGCGCCGTGACGCATGCACAGATCGAGGACGAGATCCGCAATGAGGCGCCGGATGAGCTGGAGCGCTGCGAGCTGTTCGATATCTTCAAAGGCCGGGGTATCGGAGAAGACAAAAAGAGCATGGCCTATCGTTTCGTCTACCGCTCAGGCGACCGCACGCTGCGCGACGAGGAAGTGAACCGCTGGCATGACAGCATCGGGGAGGCGGTCTGCGGCGCGCTCGACGCACAAATCCGGGAGGCTTAA
- the glmM gene encoding phosphoglucosamine mutase: MKNSDPERFTLKVGISGVRGIVGRTITPQLAVSFAQAFGVFAGAGPVVVARDTRTSGRMLEEAVFAGLQSVGCRPLLCGVIPTPSALFLVRRLGARGGIVITASHNPAEWNALKFVDRNGFFLNRSRSGELFDLYHQRDFPMVSEAELPAARKIDHAAAAHLDAVAAYVDTGLIRSAGFKIAVDPCNGTGALYTRPFLERLGCEVVELHAEPNGVFGRDPEPAPAHVRALCDLVRKERCDAGFAQDPDGDRLSIVDEHGSPAGENLSVAFAVRRVLEAHASGPVVVNLSTSRCIDDLAREYGVAVHRSRIGEINVVEAMLRHGAAVGGEHNGGVIVPAVHPCRDSFIGMALALELMAAEQKSVSKLKAEIPAYHTATAKLETPAGSTPSLLRALRRHYADHPVDTSDGVFVSLPRGWLHVRRSNTEPVIRFTAEAGSADEARNLVDTALNLTRAHLQG; this comes from the coding sequence ATGAAGAACTCTGATCCCGAACGATTCACGCTCAAGGTGGGCATCTCCGGCGTACGGGGCATCGTCGGCCGCACCATCACGCCCCAGCTCGCCGTCTCGTTCGCCCAGGCCTTCGGCGTATTCGCCGGAGCGGGACCGGTCGTGGTCGCCCGCGATACCCGGACTTCGGGCCGCATGCTCGAGGAGGCCGTGTTCGCGGGCCTGCAGAGCGTCGGCTGCCGCCCCCTGCTGTGCGGGGTCATCCCCACACCCTCCGCCCTTTTTCTCGTCCGGCGCCTCGGGGCCCGCGGCGGCATCGTGATTACCGCCAGCCACAACCCCGCCGAATGGAACGCCCTCAAATTCGTGGACCGCAACGGCTTCTTCCTCAACCGCTCGCGCTCCGGGGAGCTGTTCGACCTGTACCACCAGCGCGATTTTCCGATGGTGAGCGAGGCCGAACTTCCCGCCGCGCGCAAAATCGATCACGCAGCCGCGGCCCATCTCGACGCCGTGGCCGCCTACGTGGACACCGGCCTCATTCGCTCCGCGGGATTCAAGATCGCCGTCGATCCCTGCAACGGAACCGGCGCTCTGTACACCCGGCCCTTTCTCGAGCGACTCGGGTGCGAGGTCGTGGAACTCCACGCGGAGCCGAACGGGGTCTTCGGACGCGACCCGGAACCGGCGCCCGCACATGTGCGGGCGCTCTGCGACCTGGTCCGGAAGGAGCGCTGCGACGCGGGATTCGCCCAGGACCCCGACGGAGACCGTCTGAGCATCGTCGACGAGCACGGGTCGCCCGCGGGCGAAAACCTGAGCGTCGCCTTCGCCGTGCGCCGGGTGCTCGAAGCCCACGCCTCCGGACCGGTGGTCGTCAACCTCTCCACCAGCCGCTGCATCGACGATCTGGCCCGCGAATACGGCGTCGCCGTACACCGCAGCCGGATCGGGGAGATCAACGTGGTCGAAGCGATGCTCCGCCACGGTGCGGCGGTGGGCGGCGAGCATAACGGCGGAGTGATCGTTCCCGCCGTCCACCCCTGCCGGGACAGCTTCATCGGCATGGCCCTGGCGCTGGAGCTGATGGCGGCGGAACAGAAGTCCGTCTCGAAACTGAAGGCGGAGATCCCGGCCTACCACACGGCGACCGCGAAACTGGAGACGCCGGCCGGATCGACGCCCTCCCTGCTGCGGGCGCTCCGGCGGCATTACGCGGACCATCCGGTCGACACCTCGGACGGCGTCTTCGTCTCGCTGCCCCGCGGCTGGCTGCACGTCCGCCGGTCGAACACCGAACCCGTGATCCGCTTCACCGCCGAGGCGGGATCGGCGGACGAGGCCCGGAACCTGGTCGACACCGCACTCAACCTGACCCGCGCCCATCTTCAGGGATAA
- a CDS encoding response regulator, whose protein sequence is MKVLIAEDDPVSRTVLRRVLERLGHEVEITCDGAEALERLTAPDAARLAIMDWMMPELDGLDVCRRVKNLGSMNPVYVIVLTARREKEDLLQAFEAGADDFISKPFDQDELAARLQVGQRIIEQQSLLSSLIDSIPDLIYFSDGSGRCLGCNRAFARYVGRNRTEIVGSRPPDFFDRARAEEYRELRERIERDEAPSRYSKWVTYPDGESRLMDCVTTPFHGPHEEMIGWIEVSRDITERHRIDREHRRLAAVVEQAAEAIMITDLDGNIQYVNPAFQQLTGYATEDAVGCTPNILKSGTHEDAYYRKIWTALEKGEIWNGRFTNRGKNGHFFEAESVIFPIRNREGEITNYASIMKDVTQELHLEAQLRQAQKMNAVGQLAGGVAHDFNNLLMVIRNSAQFALEGKESPEEVEEDLTAVIDAAKQAATLTRQLLAFSRKQVLSPRQLDLNEVVLGLENMLQRVIPENIRIRYNVAEDPCLCRVDHGQIEQVIVNMAVNARDAMPGGGTLIIETRHAQLSRQDAEEFIEWEEECTGRYVLLMISDSGVGMDRDTMHHIFEPFFTTKGVGKGTGLGLSTAYGIIKQHGGHISVYSEPGSGTTFKVYLPEVREKTETAGRQEQSGDLPGGGETILIAEDEPAVLHLATRMLRLLGYEVLEARSGEEALEVLDRYKGHVDLLFADVVMPGMDGTELAGKVSERYPDIRVLFASGYSEFHVKDQGMIHDENDLIQKPFVLADLAHKIRKVLGAPDSG, encoded by the coding sequence ATGAAGGTTCTTATTGCAGAAGACGACCCTGTTTCGAGGACCGTGTTGCGCCGCGTCCTCGAGCGGCTGGGTCACGAGGTTGAGATCACCTGCGACGGCGCGGAGGCGCTCGAGCGGCTGACCGCACCCGATGCGGCGCGGCTGGCGATTATGGACTGGATGATGCCGGAACTGGACGGGCTCGACGTCTGCCGCCGCGTCAAGAATCTCGGCAGCATGAACCCCGTCTACGTGATCGTGCTTACCGCCCGCCGCGAAAAGGAGGACCTGCTCCAGGCCTTCGAGGCGGGCGCCGACGACTTTATCTCGAAACCTTTCGACCAGGACGAGCTGGCGGCGCGGCTCCAGGTGGGGCAGCGCATCATCGAACAGCAGTCGCTGCTGAGTTCGCTGATCGATTCGATCCCCGATCTGATCTATTTCTCCGACGGGTCGGGACGATGCCTCGGCTGCAACCGGGCCTTCGCGCGCTACGTCGGGCGGAATCGTACGGAGATCGTGGGTTCCCGGCCGCCGGACTTTTTCGACCGGGCACGCGCCGAGGAGTACCGGGAACTGCGCGAACGAATCGAGCGCGATGAAGCCCCCAGCCGGTACTCCAAGTGGGTGACGTATCCCGACGGCGAATCGCGTCTGATGGATTGTGTGACGACCCCGTTTCACGGGCCGCACGAGGAGATGATCGGCTGGATCGAAGTGAGCCGCGACATCACGGAACGCCACCGCATCGACCGCGAACACCGCCGCCTCGCGGCCGTGGTCGAGCAGGCCGCCGAGGCGATCATGATCACGGACCTCGACGGGAATATTCAGTACGTGAATCCCGCCTTCCAGCAGCTCACGGGATATGCGACGGAGGACGCCGTGGGCTGCACGCCGAATATCCTCAAGAGCGGGACTCACGAAGACGCGTATTACCGCAAGATCTGGACCGCGCTCGAAAAGGGCGAGATCTGGAACGGACGGTTCACGAACCGCGGCAAGAACGGCCATTTTTTCGAGGCGGAGTCGGTGATCTTCCCCATCCGGAACCGGGAAGGGGAGATCACCAATTACGCCAGCATCATGAAGGACGTCACCCAGGAACTCCACCTCGAGGCCCAGCTCCGTCAGGCCCAGAAGATGAACGCGGTGGGTCAGCTCGCCGGCGGCGTGGCGCACGACTTCAACAACCTGCTGATGGTCATTCGCAACAGCGCGCAGTTCGCCCTCGAAGGCAAGGAGTCCCCGGAGGAAGTCGAAGAAGATCTGACGGCGGTGATCGACGCCGCCAAGCAGGCGGCCACCCTCACCCGGCAGCTCCTGGCCTTCTCGCGCAAACAGGTGCTCTCCCCGCGCCAGCTCGACCTCAACGAAGTCGTGCTCGGACTCGAAAACATGCTCCAGCGCGTCATTCCCGAGAATATCCGCATCCGCTACAACGTCGCCGAGGACCCCTGCCTCTGCCGTGTCGACCACGGCCAGATCGAACAGGTGATCGTGAACATGGCGGTCAATGCCCGCGACGCCATGCCCGGCGGCGGGACGCTGATCATCGAGACCCGGCACGCCCAGCTCTCGCGCCAGGACGCGGAGGAATTCATCGAGTGGGAGGAGGAATGCACGGGGCGTTACGTTCTGCTGATGATCAGCGACAGCGGAGTGGGCATGGACCGCGACACCATGCACCACATCTTCGAGCCGTTCTTCACCACGAAAGGGGTGGGCAAAGGCACCGGCCTCGGACTGTCCACCGCCTACGGGATTATCAAGCAGCACGGCGGGCATATTTCAGTCTACAGCGAACCCGGCAGCGGGACGACGTTCAAGGTCTACCTGCCCGAGGTGCGCGAGAAGACGGAGACCGCCGGGCGGCAGGAACAGTCCGGAGATCTTCCCGGCGGCGGGGAGACGATTCTTATTGCGGAGGACGAGCCCGCCGTGCTCCATCTGGCCACCCGTATGCTCCGTCTGCTCGGCTATGAAGTACTCGAGGCCCGCAGCGGGGAAGAGGCGCTCGAGGTGCTCGACCGCTACAAGGGCCACGTCGACCTCCTCTTCGCCGACGTCGTCATGCCGGGCATGGACGGCACCGAACTCGCGGGTAAGGTCAGCGAACGTTACCCCGATATCAGAGTCCTCTTCGCCTCGGGCTATTCCGAATTTCACGTCAAGGATCAGGGCATGATTCACGACGAAAACGATCTCATCCAGAAACCCTTCGTCCTGGCCGACCTCGCCCACAAAATCCGCAAAGTCCTCGGCGCGCCGGATTCCGGGTAA